A region of Bacteroidales bacterium DNA encodes the following proteins:
- a CDS encoding ABC transporter permease, which translates to MGIFDWDKWQEIFETMKKNKLRTFLTGFSVAWGIFMLIILLGSGNGLENGVRKEFEGDATNTLWINPGQTSVAYKGLKAGRTIQFTNEDHDLVKKEIPHIDKISGRINVWQNNTISYKKEYGNFDIIACHPGYGYYETLDVLSGRFINDDDIKDFRKVVIISIIVRDALFKGEDPMGKFIHVSGIPFKVTGVFSDVGGDRDMQRVYVPLSTAQRIFNYGNKIANLSIVTKDIDVEESQAMAEKIRQTIAQSHKFDPTDQRAVGVWNNLEQFKQFLNLFASIRLFIWIIGIGTIIAGVVGVSNIMMIVVKERTQEIGIRKALGATPWSIISLILLESVLITSFAGYIGLVMGVGLLELISPVFESSDTFFKNPEVNISVALGATVVMVVSGMLAGFVPARKAARIQPIEALRYE; encoded by the coding sequence ATGGGCATTTTCGACTGGGATAAATGGCAGGAGATCTTCGAAACTATGAAGAAAAACAAACTGCGCACGTTCCTGACAGGGTTCAGCGTTGCCTGGGGGATCTTTATGCTCATCATCCTGCTTGGGTCGGGTAATGGCCTGGAAAATGGCGTCAGGAAAGAATTTGAAGGTGATGCCACCAATACGCTCTGGATAAACCCCGGCCAGACCAGCGTGGCTTACAAAGGGCTTAAAGCTGGCCGAACCATCCAGTTCACCAATGAGGATCATGACCTCGTGAAAAAGGAAATTCCCCACATCGACAAAATCTCCGGAAGGATAAATGTCTGGCAGAACAATACCATTTCATATAAAAAAGAATACGGCAACTTTGATATTATTGCCTGCCATCCGGGTTATGGTTATTACGAAACCCTGGATGTTTTATCCGGCAGGTTTATTAATGATGATGATATTAAGGATTTCAGAAAGGTTGTGATCATCAGCATCATTGTAAGGGATGCCCTATTTAAAGGAGAAGATCCGATGGGAAAATTTATCCATGTCAGCGGCATACCGTTCAAAGTGACTGGAGTATTTAGCGATGTCGGAGGCGACAGGGATATGCAGCGGGTTTACGTGCCGCTTTCCACGGCGCAGCGGATCTTTAATTATGGCAACAAGATAGCTAACCTGAGCATTGTAACCAAAGATATTGATGTGGAGGAAAGCCAGGCTATGGCTGAAAAGATACGTCAGACCATTGCCCAATCCCATAAGTTTGATCCCACTGACCAACGGGCAGTAGGTGTGTGGAATAACCTCGAACAGTTCAAACAGTTCCTCAACCTTTTCGCCTCAATCAGGCTTTTTATATGGATCATCGGCATCGGGACAATTATTGCCGGGGTTGTCGGTGTCAGCAATATCATGATGATCGTGGTAAAAGAAAGAACGCAGGAGATTGGTATTCGAAAGGCCCTGGGCGCGACGCCCTGGTCCATCATAAGCCTTATACTCCTTGAGTCGGTGCTGATAACTTCTTTTGCCGGTTACATCGGGCTGGTCATGGGGGTGGGTTTGTTGGAACTGATATCGCCCGTTTTTGAAAGTTCAGATACTTTCTTTAAAAACCCGGAAGTGAATATCAGCGTTGCACTGGGAGCAACCGTGGTTATGGTTGTTTCAGGCATGCTGGCAGGTTTTGTACCGGCACGGAAAGCCGCCCGTATTCAACCGATAGAAGCACTGAGATATGAATGA
- a CDS encoding Zn-dependent hydrolase, with translation MLYKFLSSILLAMVVVFTISCQQAAKTESQMENEYSGSVPGQQPLTPASPEHVAQRLGTFAPFTLTSDISHLSAKEKQILSILFDVADIMDGLFWQQAMGPKDAFLARIQDETARKFALVNYGPWDRLDGNKSFIVEIGPKPEGANFYPVDMTKEEFEAFNDPNKKSLYTIIRRNEDGTLRSIWYHQAFETQLKKAAVLIKQAASLAEDAGLKKYLELRADALLTSQYQASDFAWMEMRSSDIDFVVGPIENYEDALFGYKAAFESYILIKDPVWSARLVKYAAMLPNLQRGLPVKDEYKTEIPGADADLNAYDVVYYAGDCNAGSKTIAINLPNDEEVQLKKGSRKLQLKNAMQAKFDKIMIPIADLLIDPSQRNNVTFNAFFENTMFHEVAHAMGVKNTINGKGPARTALKEMYSSIEEGKADIMGLYLVTKLYEMGELTEGQVMDNYVTFFAGTFRSVRFGAASAHGKSNMMRFNFFREEGAFTRNTNGTFTVDFEKTKAAMEKLVQKIVYIQGDGDYAAAKQWVETEGVVKPDLQADLERINAANIPVDVVFEKGKKVLGL, from the coding sequence ATGCTTTACAAATTTTTATCTTCAATCCTATTGGCCATGGTGGTAGTTTTTACTATTTCCTGCCAGCAAGCTGCAAAAACTGAATCCCAGATGGAAAATGAGTATTCAGGATCTGTTCCGGGGCAACAACCCCTGACACCTGCATCACCCGAACACGTGGCCCAGCGCCTCGGCACTTTCGCCCCTTTTACCCTGACCTCCGATATCAGCCATCTGTCTGCAAAGGAAAAACAGATCCTTTCCATCCTGTTTGATGTCGCCGATATCATGGACGGCCTGTTCTGGCAGCAGGCCATGGGCCCGAAAGACGCCTTCCTCGCGAGGATACAGGATGAAACTGCCCGCAAATTTGCACTGGTCAACTACGGCCCATGGGACCGTCTCGATGGAAACAAGTCATTCATCGTTGAAATAGGACCAAAACCTGAAGGAGCCAATTTTTACCCGGTGGATATGACCAAAGAGGAATTCGAAGCTTTCAATGATCCAAATAAGAAAAGCCTCTATACTATCATCCGCCGTAATGAAGACGGCACCCTCCGCAGTATCTGGTACCACCAGGCTTTTGAAACACAGTTGAAAAAGGCTGCTGTATTGATAAAACAGGCTGCTTCCCTGGCGGAAGATGCCGGACTGAAAAAATACCTTGAACTTCGCGCTGACGCCTTACTCACAAGCCAATACCAGGCCAGCGATTTTGCGTGGATGGAAATGCGGTCATCTGATATCGATTTCGTTGTCGGTCCTATCGAGAATTATGAAGATGCCCTGTTTGGTTACAAAGCCGCTTTCGAAAGCTATATCCTGATCAAGGACCCGGTCTGGAGTGCACGCCTTGTGAAATATGCAGCCATGCTTCCCAACCTGCAACGCGGACTGCCGGTGAAGGATGAGTATAAGACAGAAATCCCCGGAGCCGATGCCGACCTGAATGCCTATGATGTGGTTTACTATGCAGGCGACTGCAACGCCGGGAGCAAAACTATCGCCATTAACCTGCCAAACGACGAGGAAGTTCAACTGAAGAAAGGTTCCCGCAAACTACAGCTTAAAAATGCCATGCAGGCGAAGTTTGATAAGATCATGATCCCCATCGCAGATCTGCTTATCGACCCATCCCAGCGCAATAATGTTACCTTCAACGCTTTCTTCGAAAATACCATGTTCCACGAAGTGGCCCACGCCATGGGTGTTAAGAATACTATCAACGGTAAAGGACCTGCCAGGACTGCCCTTAAAGAAATGTATTCTTCCATCGAAGAAGGTAAAGCCGATATCATGGGACTGTATCTCGTTACCAAACTCTATGAAATGGGAGAACTGACCGAAGGGCAGGTGATGGACAACTACGTGACTTTCTTTGCGGGCACTTTCCGTTCTGTACGATTCGGCGCAGCCAGTGCTCACGGCAAATCAAACATGATGCGCTTTAACTTCTTCCGGGAAGAGGGCGCTTTCACCCGTAATACCAATGGAACTTTTACGGTTGATTTTGAGAAGACAAAAGCCGCCATGGAAAAGCTGGTACAAAAGATTGTCTATATCCAGGGTGATGGCGATTATGCAGCAGCCAAACAGTGGGTGGAAACCGAAGGTGTCGTCAAACCGGACCTCCAGGCTGACCTTGAACGTATCAATGCGGCTAATATCCCGGTTGATGTGGTGTTTGAAAAAGGGAAAAAAGTACTTGGCCTTTAA
- a CDS encoding ABC transporter permease, producing MSILDYDKWQEIVIVLKKNKLRTFFTAFGVFWGIFLLVVMMGSGNGLRNSALEGFGNMATNSFFMWTQRTSMPYKGFQRGRFYNFRNADTEAIKQNIPEADKVAPRLQAFGFRGGGSNVIRGERTGAFDIYGDTPEFFEIMPVKVAQGRLINKMDVDEQRKIIVIGDRVYQEMFKKDENPIGEYLQIQGVYFKVVGVVKSKQRGFQAERDEKSIYMPFNTLQQTYNYGDIVGWYSITAKKGVPASELEQKTKDFLKTRHHIHPDDNRAIGSWNMETEFNKFNNLFAGITILVWIVGSGTLFAGVVGVSNIMLIVVKERTKEIGIQRAIGAPPSAIISQIIVESVFLTTMAGYVGLVIGVGLIELVDYLITSSGAESEMFRNPEINFNMAMLSLGILVISGIFAGLIPARRAVSIKPIDALRDE from the coding sequence ATGAGTATCCTTGATTACGACAAATGGCAGGAGATCGTGATTGTTCTGAAAAAGAACAAACTTAGAACCTTCTTTACCGCGTTTGGCGTTTTCTGGGGGATTTTCCTCCTTGTTGTTATGATGGGCTCTGGTAATGGCTTACGGAACAGTGCACTGGAAGGTTTTGGAAATATGGCGACCAACAGCTTTTTTATGTGGACCCAACGCACAAGCATGCCTTATAAAGGATTCCAGCGGGGCCGCTTTTATAATTTCCGGAATGCTGATACAGAAGCCATTAAACAAAACATTCCCGAAGCTGATAAAGTTGCACCCAGGTTACAGGCATTTGGTTTCAGGGGCGGCGGCAGCAATGTGATCCGGGGTGAGCGGACCGGGGCTTTCGATATTTATGGTGATACCCCGGAATTCTTCGAAATTATGCCCGTGAAAGTCGCGCAAGGCCGGCTGATTAATAAAATGGATGTTGACGAACAGCGTAAAATAATCGTCATTGGTGACAGGGTTTACCAGGAAATGTTTAAAAAAGATGAAAACCCTATTGGAGAATACCTGCAGATACAGGGTGTTTATTTTAAGGTGGTTGGAGTTGTAAAATCCAAACAACGCGGGTTTCAGGCTGAAAGGGATGAAAAATCGATCTATATGCCCTTTAATACGCTCCAGCAAACTTATAATTACGGCGATATAGTGGGATGGTATTCTATTACGGCAAAGAAAGGCGTCCCTGCATCAGAATTAGAGCAGAAGACCAAAGATTTTCTAAAGACCAGGCACCACATTCATCCTGATGATAACCGCGCTATTGGCTCCTGGAATATGGAGACGGAATTCAACAAGTTTAATAACCTGTTCGCGGGGATAACCATTCTGGTCTGGATCGTAGGATCAGGAACACTTTTTGCCGGAGTCGTCGGGGTGAGCAATATAATGCTGATCGTGGTGAAAGAACGGACAAAAGAGATTGGAATACAACGGGCTATCGGCGCTCCGCCTTCTGCCATTATAAGCCAGATCATCGTGGAATCTGTCTTCCTGACCACCATGGCAGGTTATGTCGGCTTAGTCATTGGGGTAGGCCTGATAGAACTGGTGGACTACCTGATCACATCGAGTGGCGCGGAATCAGAAATGTTCCGGAACCCGGAAATTAATTTCAATATGGCGATGTTGTCCTTAGGTATCCTGGTCATTTCAGGCATATTTGCCGGTTTAATCCCGGCCCGCCGTGCGGTCAGCATCAAACCGATCGATGCATTAAGAGATGAATAA
- a CDS encoding DUF2179 domain-containing protein: METTFLTDSNLFTWVILPLLIFFARILDVSIGTLRLIFVSKGYKFYAPLLGFFEVIIWLLAIGQIMQHLDNFLCYIAYGFGFATGNYLGIYLDEKMSLGTVLIRVVPKMDTSNLINHLREQSFGASLVDIEGMTGKLKMIFTIVKRKDLKEVLGIIQEHNPQSFITIEDVKTAKEGFFRMSRKKMFSPLALFNDVRKGK, encoded by the coding sequence ATGGAAACCACTTTTCTTACCGACTCCAATCTTTTTACCTGGGTAATCCTTCCATTATTGATCTTTTTTGCCCGTATCCTTGATGTAAGTATTGGAACCCTCCGGCTGATCTTCGTTTCAAAGGGATATAAATTCTATGCGCCATTGCTGGGATTCTTCGAGGTCATAATCTGGTTGTTGGCCATTGGTCAGATCATGCAGCACCTGGATAATTTCTTGTGCTACATCGCCTATGGTTTCGGGTTTGCCACAGGTAACTACCTCGGGATCTATCTCGATGAAAAAATGTCGCTGGGTACCGTGCTGATCAGGGTAGTGCCGAAAATGGATACATCCAATCTCATCAATCACCTCAGAGAACAAAGCTTTGGGGCTTCACTGGTAGATATTGAAGGGATGACCGGAAAATTGAAGATGATCTTCACTATTGTTAAACGGAAAGATCTGAAAGAAGTTTTAGGCATTATCCAGGAACATAACCCGCAGTCATTTATAACGATTGAAGATGTAAAAACAGCTAAAGAAGGCTTTTTCCGGATGTCGCGCAAAAAAATGTTTTCTCCTCTGGCTTTATTCAATGATGTCAGAAAAGGAAAATGA
- a CDS encoding TolC family protein: MNLKSINQKNILNKTLRTLITTTILFSFLAASSQEKEWTLEECITYALDNNIDIKKQVLNVGNQKDLLLQSKLGMLPSLNAGATHGYNWGNTVDRYTNQFATTRVQSNNFYLGTQFNLFQGLQQINTMNQSKLDWLATQYDLDLLMDDISIAVAGYYLDILYNKEIYAVAGEQLAVTKQQVNRMEKMVQAGTLARGDLLNIEAQAATEELALIEAENKLAISYLTLQQLIDLPVTAGFRIESPELKPIEAPQVTLNAQSIYQVALGNRPEIKSAEYRVQSAEKGISFARGYLSPTLNFSGSWATGYSGASKGGYDSIGVLYENAGYTQNTLEPVTLLGTRYTGGTVIPFGDQLNDNQNKSLSFSLQIPIFNGWQARTAISQAKILKEEADLTLQQTKLNLNEKIQRAYADAVAALKNFNASEKKLQAQKEAFKYSEQKLGVGLVTSVQYNETKKELTRAESDMLQAKYRFIYTTTILDFYMGNPITLK, translated from the coding sequence ATGAACCTCAAGAGCATTAACCAAAAAAACATCTTAAACAAAACACTAAGAACGCTGATTACCACAACTATTCTATTCTCATTCCTGGCCGCATCCTCCCAGGAAAAAGAATGGACACTGGAAGAATGTATCACCTATGCGCTCGACAACAACATCGACATAAAGAAACAAGTGCTGAATGTCGGGAACCAAAAAGACCTGCTGCTCCAAAGCAAACTGGGAATGCTTCCCAGCCTCAATGCAGGTGCTACCCATGGCTATAACTGGGGAAATACCGTCGACCGGTATACGAACCAGTTTGCCACAACAAGGGTCCAGTCCAATAACTTTTATCTGGGGACCCAATTTAACCTGTTCCAGGGATTACAACAGATCAATACGATGAACCAGAGCAAGCTTGACTGGCTTGCTACACAGTACGACCTCGATTTACTTATGGATGATATTTCCATCGCCGTAGCTGGTTATTACCTTGACATCCTGTATAATAAGGAAATTTACGCAGTAGCCGGAGAACAGCTTGCTGTGACCAAACAACAGGTGAACCGGATGGAAAAAATGGTCCAGGCCGGTACATTGGCCCGCGGGGATCTGCTTAACATTGAAGCCCAGGCTGCTACAGAAGAATTAGCCCTTATTGAGGCTGAAAACAAGCTGGCTATTTCTTATCTCACCCTGCAACAATTGATTGATCTTCCTGTTACTGCGGGATTCCGCATAGAATCACCGGAACTTAAACCCATCGAAGCACCTCAGGTTACCCTCAACGCACAGAGTATTTATCAGGTGGCTCTTGGCAACCGCCCGGAGATTAAAAGCGCAGAATACCGCGTTCAAAGCGCCGAAAAAGGAATCTCCTTTGCCCGGGGTTACCTCAGTCCTACCCTGAACTTCAGTGGTTCCTGGGCAACAGGGTATTCCGGTGCTTCTAAAGGAGGCTATGATAGCATTGGCGTACTTTATGAAAATGCAGGATATACGCAAAACACGCTGGAACCTGTTACACTATTGGGTACTCGTTATACCGGGGGTACAGTGATCCCTTTTGGAGATCAACTTAATGATAATCAGAATAAAAGTCTCTCCTTCTCTCTTCAGATCCCGATCTTCAATGGCTGGCAAGCCAGGACGGCCATCAGCCAGGCTAAGATCCTGAAGGAAGAAGCAGATCTGACACTTCAACAAACAAAACTCAACCTGAATGAGAAAATCCAGAGGGCTTATGCCGATGCGGTAGCAGCCTTAAAGAACTTTAATGCTTCAGAAAAGAAACTGCAAGCCCAGAAGGAAGCATTTAAGTATTCAGAACAAAAGTTGGGCGTCGGGCTCGTTACATCGGTTCAATATAACGAAACCAAGAAAGAACTGACCCGCGCCGAATCAGACATGTTGCAGGCAAAATACCGCTTTATTTACACAACAACCATTCTTGATTTTTATATGGGTAATCCTATAACCCTGAAATAA
- a CDS encoding efflux RND transporter periplasmic adaptor subunit has protein sequence MKKALKILAGVVVISIFVYTIYFLYQKSQAKPIEYETTQAVKTEIIKSTVATGSVVPRKEIMIKPQVSGIVEELYVEAGDMIKKGDLIAKIKIIPDMVNLNNAQSRLNRAKISFEDSKRHYDRQKDLLDQGVIARAEFEAYDLAYKNAIEEVEAAENNLELIKEGQTKKGGQVTNTIVKSTAEGMVLDVPVEVGFSVIESNTFNDGTTIASVADMGDMIFEGKIDETEVGKIREGMPLILTVGAIDDASFSAVLEHISPKGIEENGAIQFEIKANVELKQDQFIRAGYSANAKVVLDRTDSVMAIPESILQFEGDSSYVEVEVAPQQFEKRYIKTGLSDGINVEVKSGLSMEDKIKKPGGSLK, from the coding sequence ATGAAAAAAGCGTTAAAAATACTGGCAGGAGTGGTTGTGATATCGATTTTCGTTTATACTATTTATTTCCTTTATCAGAAATCGCAGGCCAAACCCATTGAATACGAAACCACCCAGGCCGTGAAAACAGAGATCATTAAAAGCACGGTGGCTACCGGATCAGTGGTTCCCCGGAAAGAGATCATGATCAAGCCGCAGGTCTCCGGAATCGTGGAGGAACTTTATGTCGAAGCAGGTGATATGATCAAAAAAGGTGACCTGATCGCCAAAATCAAGATTATACCGGATATGGTCAATCTGAATAATGCTCAATCCCGCCTTAACCGGGCCAAAATCAGTTTTGAGGATTCGAAGAGACATTATGACCGGCAAAAAGACCTGCTGGACCAGGGAGTCATTGCCCGTGCTGAATTCGAAGCTTATGACCTGGCTTATAAAAATGCCATAGAAGAAGTGGAAGCGGCCGAAAACAACCTGGAACTGATCAAAGAAGGCCAGACTAAAAAAGGCGGCCAGGTAACCAATACAATAGTCAAGTCGACCGCTGAAGGCATGGTTCTGGATGTTCCGGTTGAAGTTGGGTTTTCCGTCATCGAAAGCAATACATTTAATGATGGTACAACCATCGCTTCCGTGGCCGATATGGGCGATATGATCTTCGAAGGAAAGATCGATGAAACCGAAGTCGGAAAGATCCGGGAAGGCATGCCGCTGATCCTGACCGTAGGGGCCATTGATGATGCTTCCTTCAGCGCGGTTTTGGAACATATATCACCAAAAGGGATAGAAGAAAACGGAGCTATCCAGTTTGAGATCAAAGCCAACGTGGAACTGAAACAAGACCAGTTCATCCGCGCCGGTTACAGCGCTAATGCAAAAGTTGTCCTCGACCGGACCGACAGCGTGATGGCTATTCCTGAAAGTATCCTCCAGTTTGAAGGCGATTCCTCATACGTGGAGGTTGAAGTTGCGCCACAACAATTTGAAAAGAGATATATAAAAACCGGCCTCTCCGATGGAATCAACGTCGAAGTGAAATCGGGGCTGTCGATGGAAGATAAGATCAAGAAACCGGGCGGATCGTTAAAATGA
- a CDS encoding ABC transporter ATP-binding protein: MIRLKNINKSYGIGKNPLHVLKGIDLDIKKGELVSIMGSSGSGKSTLLNVIGILDNHDEGEYILDGLPIKDLSEKKAAQLRNEMIGFVFQSFNLISFKNAMENVALPLYYKGIGRKKRNKIAMDMLEKMDLTEWWHHLPNELSGGQKQRIAIARALVSNPRIILADEPTGALDSKTSMEMMELLKEINQTGITILIVTHEYDIAHSTDRIIHLKDGLIERTEVNGKNKHHYFQPTD, encoded by the coding sequence ATCATCAGGTTGAAAAATATCAATAAGTCTTACGGGATTGGTAAGAATCCCTTGCATGTCCTGAAAGGGATTGACCTGGATATAAAAAAAGGCGAACTCGTTTCTATCATGGGTTCTTCAGGATCGGGAAAATCTACCTTGCTTAATGTAATCGGCATACTTGATAATCATGATGAAGGCGAATACATTCTCGATGGATTGCCCATTAAAGATCTTTCAGAAAAGAAAGCAGCACAGCTCCGGAATGAAATGATTGGCTTTGTCTTCCAGTCGTTCAACCTGATCTCCTTTAAAAATGCTATGGAAAATGTTGCTCTGCCGCTGTATTACAAAGGTATCGGACGGAAGAAACGTAACAAGATCGCCATGGATATGCTTGAAAAAATGGACCTGACCGAATGGTGGCATCATTTACCTAACGAATTGTCGGGTGGCCAGAAACAACGTATAGCCATAGCCAGGGCTCTGGTATCAAATCCCCGTATCATTTTGGCCGACGAGCCAACGGGAGCGCTTGATTCAAAAACTTCCATGGAAATGATGGAATTGCTAAAGGAAATCAACCAGACCGGGATCACAATTCTGATCGTAACCCACGAATACGATATAGCCCATTCGACCGACAGGATCATCCATCTTAAAGACGGCCTGATCGAGCGGACAGAGGTGAACGGAAAAAATAAGCATCATTATTTTCAACCAACTGATTAA
- a CDS encoding S46 family peptidase — MKCLNLLVALFILFFGSSLRADEGMWLPIFVERLNYVDMQKMGLHLTAEEIYSINNSSMKDAIVGLGNGNQPGGFFCTAEVVSDQGLLFTNHHCGFDVIQKHSSIEHDYLTDGFWAMSKEEELPNEDLSATFFIRMEDVTDSIIPFLSDTMSASGRSAKVREITTRLKKNADPGKKYFVNVTSFFNGNEYYLFVYEVYTDIRLVGAPPSSIGKFGGDTDNWMWPRHTGDFSIFRVYTAPDGSPAAYSKDNVPFKPKHHLPVSIAGVEKGDFAMIWGYPGSTDRYLCSYGVDFQIKYFDPNIVRLLGEQLSIWKEDMDADREVGIKYASKYASTANGWKYYLGELKGLKKLNVKGQKEEIEAKFTQWIAQDKARQEKYENVLKNLESGYGQIGSKFEPFILAALGANSPEILGFAQTFTQLAGLLESKDKTGAIDETVNELRESAKEQFKDYNAPTDQKVFARLMEIYSKEMPADKQPNGFKDMVAKYKGDFQAMAADLFEKSIFSSLEKTNAFLDKPSFKAIAKDPAYKLGGELMGAMMTMSGEYRVANQEIGKNERLFMAGLREMMPDKTFYPDANFTMRFTYGSVLDYKGADAVYFDYVTHLSGVMDKEDPTNEEFIVPAKLKELYAKKDFGRYGSGDDLVTCFLTDNDITGGNSGSPVINGNGELIGLAFDGNWEAMSGNIAYEPKLQRTICVDIRYVLFIIDKYAGAQNLIDELTFGPKKIKIPREVKPKEVEKTVGKK; from the coding sequence ATGAAATGTTTAAATCTACTTGTTGCACTATTTATCCTGTTCTTCGGATCTTCGCTTAGGGCAGATGAAGGTATGTGGTTGCCCATCTTCGTGGAAAGGCTGAATTATGTGGATATGCAGAAAATGGGACTCCATCTCACCGCTGAAGAAATATACAGTATCAATAACTCCAGCATGAAAGACGCCATCGTTGGCCTGGGGAATGGCAACCAGCCCGGCGGTTTTTTCTGCACCGCGGAAGTAGTTTCTGACCAGGGACTGCTTTTCACGAACCACCATTGCGGATTTGATGTGATTCAGAAACACAGCTCTATAGAGCACGATTACCTTACAGACGGTTTTTGGGCTATGAGCAAGGAAGAAGAGCTTCCGAACGAGGACCTCAGCGCTACATTCTTTATACGAATGGAAGATGTGACCGATTCAATCATACCCTTTCTTTCCGATACCATGTCAGCCTCCGGCAGGTCGGCCAAGGTCAGGGAAATCACCACCAGGTTGAAGAAAAATGCCGATCCCGGCAAGAAATACTTTGTGAATGTGACAAGCTTTTTCAACGGGAATGAGTATTACCTGTTCGTTTATGAGGTTTACACCGATATTCGCCTTGTCGGCGCCCCGCCATCATCTATAGGCAAATTCGGAGGCGATACCGACAACTGGATGTGGCCCCGGCATACTGGCGACTTCAGCATTTTCAGGGTCTATACCGCTCCTGATGGCAGCCCGGCCGCTTATTCCAAAGATAACGTACCCTTCAAACCAAAGCACCACCTACCTGTCAGCATTGCAGGCGTGGAAAAAGGCGACTTTGCTATGATCTGGGGTTATCCGGGAAGCACCGACCGTTACCTTTGCTCCTATGGTGTTGATTTCCAGATTAAATATTTTGATCCAAATATTGTCAGGTTACTTGGTGAACAACTGTCAATCTGGAAAGAAGATATGGATGCCGACCGGGAAGTCGGGATCAAATATGCCTCCAAATATGCTTCCACGGCTAATGGCTGGAAATACTACCTCGGAGAATTAAAAGGTTTGAAAAAACTGAATGTGAAAGGACAGAAAGAAGAGATAGAAGCGAAGTTCACGCAATGGATCGCCCAGGATAAGGCACGCCAGGAAAAATATGAGAACGTCTTAAAAAACTTAGAATCAGGATACGGGCAAATCGGTTCCAAATTCGAACCATTTATCCTGGCTGCCCTTGGTGCCAATTCACCGGAGATTCTCGGTTTTGCCCAAACATTCACACAACTGGCCGGTCTGCTGGAAAGCAAGGATAAAACCGGCGCTATTGATGAAACTGTCAATGAGCTGAGAGAATCGGCCAAAGAACAATTCAAAGATTACAATGCCCCGACTGATCAAAAAGTCTTCGCACGATTGATGGAAATTTATTCAAAGGAGATGCCAGCCGACAAGCAGCCCAATGGCTTCAAAGATATGGTGGCGAAGTACAAAGGTGATTTTCAGGCTATGGCTGCTGATTTATTCGAAAAGTCAATCTTCAGCTCATTAGAGAAAACCAATGCATTTCTGGATAAACCCAGCTTCAAAGCTATTGCGAAAGATCCGGCTTATAAGCTTGGCGGAGAATTAATGGGAGCGATGATGACCATGTCAGGTGAATACAGGGTCGCTAACCAGGAAATCGGAAAGAACGAAAGGCTCTTCATGGCCGGTCTTCGGGAAATGATGCCGGATAAGACCTTTTATCCCGATGCCAACTTCACGATGCGCTTCACTTATGGATCAGTGCTGGATTATAAAGGCGCTGATGCGGTCTATTTTGACTATGTGACGCATTTAAGCGGTGTTATGGATAAAGAAGACCCCACCAATGAGGAATTCATCGTTCCGGCAAAATTGAAGGAATTATATGCTAAAAAGGATTTCGGAAGATATGGAAGCGGGGATGACCTCGTAACCTGCTTCCTGACCGACAATGATATTACCGGCGGGAATTCCGGAAGTCCGGTGATCAATGGAAATGGTGAACTTATCGGACTGGCTTTCGACGGAAACTGGGAAGCCATGAGCGGTAATATC